The genomic interval CCAGGACTGGGCGCCATTAGGCCTGGCACGCACGGAGGCGCTGTGGCTGGATAAGGCGCTGACCACGGTCGGGTTTATCACCGTGGCGGCCGATTTGCTGCCGCGCCTACATCCCATTGAGTATCTGCGGCCTGCCCAGATTGACGCGCAGGGCAACTTCAACAACCTGGCGATTGGCGAAGATTACTGGCATCCTCGGATGCGGTTGCCGGGTTCTGGTGGTATCCCGGATGTGAGCGTGGTGTACAGCGATATGCACCTGTATGTTCCCCGCCACTCGCGGGCAGTCTTTGTGCCACGGGTGGATGTGGTCAGCGGACTGGGGCACAGCCCGGCGCGCCGGCAGGGGCGCGGCCCGGTGTATCTGCTCAGTGACCTGGGTCAATTTGACTGGGTTGATGGACGGCTGCGACTGTTTGCCTGTCATCCCGGTGTGACTGTGGAGCGCGTTGTCGCCAAGACCGGCTGTGAGTTGCTGATTGCCCCGGACCTGGCAGAAACCCCGCCGCCAGCAGCCGAGGAACTGCGCCTATTGCGCGAAGAGATCGATCCCTTGGGATTGCGCAAGCTGGAGATACTGGGTGGCGCAGCGCGTAAAGCCCTGCTACGGGATATCCTTGCTCAGGAGGGGGCACTGTAACGGGTTGCATGTACGGAGAGGATGGGGCGGATGGCTCCAGCGGATCGGTTTGTGGCCGAGACGACCTTCTATGTGCGCTATGCTGAGACTGACGCCATGGGCATAGTTCACCATGCCAGTTATGTTGTCTATTTTGAAGAAGGGCGGTCGCACTATGCGCGGGCACGCGGCGCTGATTACGCTGCCTTTGAGCGCACAGGACATTACTTTGCGGTGAGTGAAGTCTATGCCCGCTACCAGCAGCCGGCCCGTTATGGCCAAAGGCTGACCGTGCGCTGCTGGATCGAGGATCTCCGTAGTCGTTCGGTGACCTTTGGGTATGAGATCGTTGATGCTGATACCGGGACACTGCATGTAACCGGACACAGCAAGCACATCTGTGTCAATCATGGGGGACAGGTGACAGCCATCCCACCGGAGTGGCGCGCGCGGTTGCAGGGCTGACCGTAAACGATGCGGGACTGGGGGCAAGGCAATGCGATTCTCCAAACGATGGTTGTGGTTGATTCCGGTGGCGCTGGTTCTGGCGCTGGTGGGATTTGTGCTGTGGGCCAGTAATCCCCTGCCGCCAATGGCGGAGGCGCTGGCTGCGCTGGAAAGCGACGCCAGTGTGCGCGTCACTCAGAGTGAATGGCTGGTATTTGAGCCGGTTGACGCTGCCAGGCCAGCAGGGTTCATCTTCTATCCCGGTGGGCGAGTGGATCCACGCGCTTATGCACCGTATGCCCGCGCTATTGCTGAGCAGGGCTATCTGACGGTGATCGTGCCGATGCCGCTCAACCTGGCGGTACTGGCGCCGGGGCGAGCGGCGGATGTGATCAACCGCTTTCCTGCTGTTCCCCGCTGGGTGGTTGGCGGGCATTCGCTGGGCGGTGCGATGGCCGCCAGTTTTGCCTACAGTCAGCCCGCGCAGGTTGCCGGTCTGGTACTATGGGCGGCGTATCCTGCAGACAATAACAGCCTGGCCGGGGCGGACCTGCCAGTAGTCTCGATCTATGGCACGCAGGATGGGCTGGCGGCGCCTGAGAAGGTGCTGGCATCAGCGCGCTTGCTTCCCGATGACGCACGCTTTGTCGCGGTTGAAGGCGGAAACCACGCTCAGTTTGGCTGGTATGGCTCCCAGGGCGGCGATGGCGAGGCGACGATCTCGCGGGCGGCGCAGCAGGATCAGGTCATTGCCGCAACTGTGGCTTTGCTGGAATCTGTTGCGCAGGGGTCAGGGCAGGGTAACCAGGGCTAGGCAGCCTCTCTCTGCCCAGCAAGAGGGGCCGATCGCCGCTGGCCTGTGTGATGATGGTGTTGGCTGTTCTGGAGACAGGCGATCAGATTATTCTCTGGAAGGGAAGCATGGCTTCATACAGCGATCGTCCATGGCTCAAGCACTATGACCCAGGCATCCCGCACACCCTGCAGTATCCGGCGATCCCGCTTCATGGCTTCCTGGAGCAGAGTGCGCGTGAACATCCGGATGCTATCGCCTGTCTGACTTCGCTCAAGCTCCCTTTGCTTGGCCGCAGGCACGCCAGCATTACCTATGGCGAACTGGATGCTGCCGTGGACGCGCTGGCAGCGGCGCTGGTGGATCTGGGACTCAGGAAGGGCGATCGCGTGGCTCTGATCCTGCCCAATTGCACGCAGTTCGTCATTGCGTTCTACGCTACGCTCAAGGCGGGCGGGGTAGTGGCAGCGGTGAATCCGAGCTATCCTCCTCTCCGGTTGCAGGAACAAATTGTTGACTCCGGCGCAACCGTGGCGATTACCCTGAGTCTCTTTTACGAGTCCATCAAGCAGATTCAGCCCAATACCCCGCTTCACCACGTCATCGTGACAAATATCAAGGAGTACTTCCCGGCTGTGGGGCGGCTACTCTTTACCCTGGCGCGGGAAAAGAAGGACGGACACGCCATCCAGAAGCGTCCGGAGGATCACTGGCTGCAGGACCTCCTGCGCCGTTACGGGGGACGTAAGGCTGGCGTGGAAGTCACGCCTGAGGATCGGGCACTTTTCCAGTACACCGGCGGCACTACCGGAGTTTCCAAAGCGGCGGTCTCGACGCATTTCGCCCTGGTGGCGGATACCATGCAGTGCCGGGCGTGGCTCTCTTCGGATATGCGCGGCGCGCCTCATGAGGAAAGCTTCCTGGCAGCGATCCCGCTCTTTCATGTGTTTGGCATGGTGGCTGTGATGAGCTTTGCCGTCTCGATGGCCTCCGCCATGATCATGGTGCCCAATCCGCGGGATATTGATGAGGTGCTGGACAACATCCATGTCTACAAACCCACCCTTTTTATGGGCGTACCAGCGATGTACAACGCGATCAACAATAATGCGCGGGCACAGTCAGGGGCGGTATCGTTAAAATCGCTGCGGGCGTGTTTGAGCGGGTCGGCGCCATTGCCGCCGGCGACCAAGCAGAAATTCGAGGCGCTGAGCGGCGGCAAGCTACTGGAAGGATTCGGGATGAGCGAAATGCCGACTGCTACACATGCTAACCCCTTGCTGGGCGAAAATCGTACCGGCTCGATTGGGCTGCCATTCCCGGATGTTGAGTGCCGGATTGTCAGCCTTGATGATGGTGAGACGGATGTTCCTGTGGGCGAGATCGGGGAGTTGATTCTGCGGGGGCCGCAGATGATGATCGGGTATCATGGCATGCCAACAGAGACGGCCAACGCCCTGCGCGAAGACAGCGAAGGCCGGAAGTGGTTCTATTCCGGGGATATTGCCCGGATGGACGAGGATGGCTACTTCTACATTGTCGACCGCAAAAAGGACATGGCGCTGATCGGCGGCTTCAACGTTTACCCCCGGAATGTTGAGGATGTGCTGATGAGCCACCCTGATGTACTGGAGGTTGGGGTAGCAGCGATTCCTCATCCAGACCCCCAGAAGGAAGGCCAGGAGGCACTCAAAGCCTGGGTTGTCACGAGACCGGGGCGGACGATCACGCCGGAACAACTGGTTGCCTTCGCCGGGCAGTACCTGGCCCGCTATGAGATTCCGACGCGGTTCGAGTTTGTGACGGAATTGCCCAAGACAGCTGTGGGGAAGATCCTGCGTCGGGAACTGGTGCGCATGGAGCTGGAAGCCCGGCAGATGAAACAGGATCGCTGATGGCTGCCGGCTGTTCGCGCCTGGTATTGGGTGTCGCGGCGGCGAGGTCTTTTGGCAAGGGGGGCATATCGTGGAGCCACAGTTGAGTACGCTGGCAGGCATCGCGCTGCTGGTATGTGTCGCCGGGTTTGCGCTGGCGCTCATTCTGCCGCTGGCTTCGGCTATCCTGTCTATTGTTGGCGGTCTGCTCGATTTTGTGATGGATCTCCTGACCGGCGGGCCAGTGACCTGGTGCGGGTGTTTGCTGGCGCTGGTCGTCGTTGGAGGGTGTTGCGGGTTGGCCGCGCTGATCAGTTACGTGCTTTCCACCTGTGGCACACCTCAGGCGGTCAACTTCTGTGTGTGGTTTGGCCTGTAGGCTGTCTGGCTGACCTGCGGACGCATATTCATAATACAGGCCATGTTCGTGCATGCATTCGGAGGAGAAAACGGTTATGGACCCGTCGTTTAAGACGATCATTGAGCCGTTTCGGGTGAAGAGTGTTGAGCAGATCAAGTTCACCACCCGCGAACATCGCGAAGAAGTGCTACGGCAGGCTGGATACAACCTGTTCCTGATCGCCGCGGAAGATGTGCTGATCGATCTGCTGACTGATAGCCGGCACGGGGGCAATGTCGGCCAAGCAGTGGGGTGCGATGATGGTTGGCGACGAGAGCTACGCCGGTTCGCGCTCCTTCTTCCGCCTGGAGGCTGTGGTGCGGAAGATCACCGGCTTCAAGCATGTGATTCCCACTCATCAGGGAAGGGCTGCCGAGCGTATTCTGTTCTCAACGGCGGTCAAAGCCGGTGATGTCATCCCTAACAACACGCACTTTGACACAACCCGCGCCAACATCGAATATGCAGGCGCTGAGGCCCGTGACCTGGTTATTCCGGAAGGGCGGCAACCCGGCGTGATTCACCCCTTCAAGGGGAATATGGACCTGGAGGCGCTGCGGCAAACGATTGCGGAAGTTGGCCGGGAACACATCCCGATGGTAATGCTGACGCTGACCAACAACTCCGGCGGTGGGCAGCCGGTTAGCATGGCCAACATCCGCGCCGTCAGCGAGATCGCCCATGCGCACGGTATTCCGCTGATTATCGATGCCTGCCGCTTTGCCGAAAACAGCTGGTTCATCAAGCAGCGGGAAGAAGGCTATGCTGACAAGACGCCGCTGGAGATCGCCAGGGAGACCTTCAGTTATGCAGACGGTTGCACTATGTCGGCCAAGAAGGACGGCCTGGCTAATATTGGCGGATTCCTGGCGCTGAATGATGATGCGCTGGCGGCACAGTGCCGCAATTTGCTCATCCTGACCGAGGGGTTTCCCACCTATGGCGGGTTGGCCGGGTACGACATGGAGGCCATCGCCCAGGGATTGGAGGAAGTGCTGGAGGAGGATTATCTGCGCTATCGCATCCGGGTGACGGCTTATCTGGCAGAAGCCCTCCTGAAGATTGGCGTGCCGATCGTCCAGCCGCCAGGAGGCCATGCCGTCTACATTGATGCGCGGGCAATGCTGCCGCACATCCCACCCTGCCAGTATCCGGCCCAGGCGCTGGCAGTGGAACTGTACCGGGAAGGGGGTGTGCGCTCAGTGGAGATCGGTTCACTCATGTTTGGCAAGCCGCAGCCTGATGGCACGGAGAAACCGGCGGTACTGGAACTGGTACGGCTGACCATCCCGCGCCGGGTCTATACACAGAGCCATATGGACTATGTAATTGAGGTGATCAGCCGGGTGAACGCCCGCAAGGACAGTATCCAGGGTTTTCGCATTGTGGAGCAGGCGCCGTTTCTGCGGCATTTCAGCGCTCGG from Anaerolineae bacterium carries:
- a CDS encoding long-chain fatty acid--CoA ligase, which gives rise to MASYSDRPWLKHYDPGIPHTLQYPAIPLHGFLEQSAREHPDAIACLTSLKLPLLGRRHASITYGELDAAVDALAAALVDLGLRKGDRVALILPNCTQFVIAFYATLKAGGVVAAVNPSYPPLRLQEQIVDSGATVAITLSLFYESIKQIQPNTPLHHVIVTNIKEYFPAVGRLLFTLAREKKDGHAIQKRPEDHWLQDLLRRYGGRKAGVEVTPEDRALFQYTGGTTGVSKAAVSTHFALVADTMQCRAWLSSDMRGAPHEESFLAAIPLFHVFGMVAVMSFAVSMASAMIMVPNPRDIDEVLDNIHVYKPTLFMGVPAMYNAINNNARAQSGAVSLKSLRACLSGSAPLPPATKQKFEALSGGKLLEGFGMSEMPTATHANPLLGENRTGSIGLPFPDVECRIVSLDDGETDVPVGEIGELILRGPQMMIGYHGMPTETANALREDSEGRKWFYSGDIARMDEDGYFYIVDRKKDMALIGGFNVYPRNVEDVLMSHPDVLEVGVAAIPHPDPQKEGQEALKAWVVTRPGRTITPEQLVAFAGQYLARYEIPTRFEFVTELPKTAVGKILRRELVRMELEARQMKQDR
- a CDS encoding alpha/beta hydrolase: MRFSKRWLWLIPVALVLALVGFVLWASNPLPPMAEALAALESDASVRVTQSEWLVFEPVDAARPAGFIFYPGGRVDPRAYAPYARAIAEQGYLTVIVPMPLNLAVLAPGRAADVINRFPAVPRWVVGGHSLGGAMAASFAYSQPAQVAGLVLWAAYPADNNSLAGADLPVVSIYGTQDGLAAPEKVLASARLLPDDARFVAVEGGNHAQFGWYGSQGGDGEATISRAAQQDQVIAATVALLESVAQGSGQGNQG
- a CDS encoding acyl-CoA thioesterase, yielding MAPADRFVAETTFYVRYAETDAMGIVHHASYVVYFEEGRSHYARARGADYAAFERTGHYFAVSEVYARYQQPARYGQRLTVRCWIEDLRSRSVTFGYEIVDADTGTLHVTGHSKHICVNHGGQVTAIPPEWRARLQG